A genomic segment from Tuwongella immobilis encodes:
- a CDS encoding cryptochrome/photolyase family protein, translated as MRNLVVVLGDQLDRHSAALDGFDPAQDAIWMAEVAEESTHVWSHRVRIALFLSAMRHFCAEQRQLGRTVWYQSLDAAENTQTLAGELERSIREHRPQRIVWVEAGDYRVRESLTAVVQAANVPLDVRPDRHFFCSTEDFRKHAAGKKSLRLEFFYREMRRKTGILMDGKEPAGGAWNFDVENRGSFGKDGPKRVPQPARFPPDAITQAVLELVARRFPAHPGSLAAFDWPVTPAEAEAALEDFITHRLSQFGEYQDAMWTNQPLLYHSRLSAAMNLKYLHPKKVCDAAERAYRTGVAPLPAVEGFIRQILGWREYVRGIYWQYMPEYAERNALDAHQPLPKWYWTGETDYHCLRQAIRQTLDFGYAHHIQRLMVTGLFSLLLGVRPQEIHEWYLAVYVDAIEWVELPNVLGMSQFADGGTMASKPYAATGKYIQRMSNYCAGCRYDPTESVGSTACPFTTLYWDFIDRHQLMLSKNQRMVMQVRNLERMSADSRAAIRRQAAQLRESLE; from the coding sequence ATGCGTAATTTGGTGGTGGTGCTGGGGGATCAGTTGGATCGGCATTCGGCCGCGCTCGATGGGTTTGACCCGGCCCAGGATGCCATTTGGATGGCGGAAGTGGCGGAGGAATCGACGCATGTCTGGTCGCATCGGGTGCGGATTGCCCTGTTTCTTTCCGCGATGCGACATTTCTGTGCGGAGCAGCGTCAATTGGGTCGCACGGTCTGGTATCAATCCCTGGATGCGGCGGAGAATACGCAGACGCTTGCCGGGGAATTGGAGCGGTCGATTCGGGAGCATCGCCCGCAGCGCATCGTCTGGGTGGAGGCGGGCGACTACCGGGTGCGGGAATCGCTGACGGCGGTGGTGCAGGCGGCGAATGTGCCGTTGGATGTGCGGCCCGATCGGCATTTTTTCTGCTCGACGGAGGATTTTCGCAAGCATGCCGCGGGGAAGAAATCGCTTCGCTTGGAGTTTTTCTATCGGGAGATGCGGCGAAAAACCGGTATCCTGATGGATGGCAAAGAGCCAGCGGGCGGTGCGTGGAATTTCGATGTGGAGAATCGCGGAAGTTTCGGCAAAGACGGGCCAAAACGGGTGCCCCAGCCCGCGCGATTTCCCCCGGATGCGATCACGCAGGCGGTGTTGGAATTGGTCGCTCGCCGATTTCCCGCTCATCCCGGCTCGTTGGCGGCGTTCGATTGGCCGGTCACTCCGGCGGAGGCGGAGGCGGCGCTCGAGGATTTCATCACGCATCGGCTCTCTCAATTTGGAGAATATCAAGATGCGATGTGGACGAATCAACCGTTATTGTATCATTCGCGTCTCTCCGCGGCGATGAATTTGAAATATCTCCACCCGAAGAAGGTTTGTGATGCTGCCGAGCGTGCCTATCGCACGGGGGTGGCTCCGCTCCCGGCGGTGGAGGGATTCATTCGGCAGATTTTGGGTTGGCGTGAATATGTGCGTGGGATTTATTGGCAATATATGCCGGAATATGCCGAGCGAAATGCGTTAGATGCGCATCAGCCGTTGCCGAAATGGTATTGGACGGGGGAGACGGATTATCATTGTCTGCGTCAGGCGATTCGGCAAACCTTGGATTTCGGTTACGCGCATCACATTCAACGGCTGATGGTGACGGGATTATTTTCGTTATTGTTGGGTGTGCGACCGCAGGAAATTCATGAGTGGTATTTGGCCGTGTATGTGGATGCGATCGAGTGGGTCGAACTGCCGAATGTCCTGGGCATGTCGCAGTTTGCGGATGGGGGCACGATGGCGAGTAAGCCATACGCGGCGACGGGGAAATACATCCAACGGATGAGCAATTATTGTGCGGGATGCCGATATGATCCCACCGAATCCGTTGGCTCCACGGCGTGCCCGTTCACGACGTTGTATTGGGATTTTATTGATCGACATCAATTGATGTTAAGTAAGAATCAGCGGATGGTGATGCAGGTGCGGAATCTGGAGCGGATGAGTGCGGACAGCCGGGCCGCCATTCGCCGACAGGCCGCCCAACTTCGGGAGTCGTTGGAATGA
- a CDS encoding fumarylacetoacetate hydrolase family protein, whose translation MRFATIRSEHGPKAVVQVGNNFVDVSAVDSSIPNSVRGILAGGDAMLAKVNAAAAAANAPRIAVADAQYLPPIPDPQKILCIGLNYRDHALEGGREIPTEPVLFGKFANTLIAHGESIRLPKVSAKVDYEAELVVVIGKAGRDISEADAWDYVGGYTVGHDVSGRDWQFRGAEKQWIIGKSFDTFAPTGPVMVTKDEIPNPHELQVQLRLNGQTMQNSNTREFIFGIPKLLAFLSQVITLEPGDLLFTGTPPGVGVARKPPVFLKPGDVVEVEIESIGLLRNSCIAQS comes from the coding sequence ATGCGATTTGCAACCATTCGATCCGAGCACGGCCCCAAAGCGGTCGTGCAAGTGGGCAATAATTTTGTCGATGTCTCGGCAGTCGATTCCAGCATTCCCAACAGTGTGCGTGGCATTCTGGCTGGTGGTGATGCGATGCTGGCGAAGGTGAACGCGGCGGCGGCGGCCGCGAATGCGCCACGGATTGCTGTGGCGGATGCCCAGTATTTGCCGCCCATTCCCGACCCGCAAAAAATTCTCTGCATCGGGCTGAACTACCGCGATCACGCCCTGGAAGGGGGCCGCGAAATCCCGACCGAACCAGTGCTGTTTGGGAAGTTTGCCAACACGCTGATTGCCCACGGAGAATCGATCCGTCTGCCGAAGGTCAGTGCCAAAGTCGATTACGAAGCCGAACTGGTGGTCGTCATCGGCAAAGCCGGGCGCGATATTTCCGAGGCGGATGCCTGGGATTATGTCGGCGGCTATACCGTCGGCCACGATGTATCCGGGCGTGATTGGCAATTCCGTGGCGCGGAGAAGCAGTGGATCATCGGCAAATCGTTTGACACATTCGCCCCGACCGGCCCGGTGATGGTGACCAAAGACGAAATTCCCAACCCGCACGAACTGCAAGTGCAATTGCGGCTCAACGGGCAGACGATGCAAAACTCCAACACGCGGGAGTTCATCTTCGGAATTCCCAAGCTGCTGGCGTTCCTGTCGCAGGTCATCACGCTGGAACCGGGCGACCTGCTCTTCACCGGCACCCCGCCGGGCGTTGGTGTGGCCCGCAAGCCGCCGGTATTCTTGAAGCCGGGCGATGTCGTGGAAGTGGAAATCGAATCGATTGGCCTGCTACGCAATTCGTGTATCGCACAGAGCTGA
- the topA gene encoding type I DNA topoisomerase, with translation MPTRKKSETSADQPQATPKSPSSGGRGRAKSASKPVPETGLEQATPKRRTKSAASEEVAPQESKRAGGRSFDLVIVESPAKAKTINKYLGPNFLVLASYGHVRDLPGKGKLRGEEVTGVRISDGWLPRYVVQDKADLAAASGSRGGKGGNRKSPREILDEIGREAARANRVFLASDPDREGEAIAWHIADELKLDPSRTYRIRFNEITKAAVQQALQSPTQIDMDRVKAQEARRVLDRVVGYPLSDLLGAKVTRGLSAGRVQSVAVRLVVEREREIEAFTTEEYWRLTALLAPQGLVAGYTPDLTKSKILARKKAPKDTKNAATEKDADAEEVVETDTGESTDGEKTTPKPESSGLPKPPKGSFFAELSKWNGQEFAAKNEADIDAVMASLQNVAWTITKLEQKDRQEKAPAPFTTSTLQQQANIRLRMSASSTMQAAQKLYEGVDLGSEGSIALITYMRTDSTRISDDALKSVRSHIQSTYGDAYLPGKANIFASGKSAQEAHEAIRPTDLSYTPQRVQPFLKPEQYRLYKLIYDRFVACQMAPAVFAVTNVEVTAGAGLFKAQGKIEKFDGYRRVMPSVSKQDDTTLPSLVEKQLLDRLDLFGTQHFTQPPPRYNEASLVRTLEKEGIGRPSTYASIISVIQTRGYVEQKDRKFFATSVGKVVTDLLVGSFPKIMDLKFTSKMEDELDQIETAQSQYEQVLSGFWQPFSESLTAAKSSMPAAKGRETGEQCPKCGRPLIELFSKKTGNSFVGCSGYREKENPCKYIKPGEGEEERLEPTLTEHLCPKCGKAMIQRDSKKGPFLSCSGYPECKTTMNFGPDGQPVVSAVETEYRCDKCGSPMVLRAYRGKQFLGCSGYPKCRNAMDVDADGKPIRPKNTGIACEKCNSPMIIKNGPRGPFLSCSAYPKCRNAKNLTAEMKEQLKDLLPPAPAKPPEPPPVEITETCPECDAPMKVRMGRGGPFLGCTKYPKCRGTREATPELKEKLAAAAAANKPESAGDAPPA, from the coding sequence GTGCCCACCCGCAAGAAATCGGAAACTTCCGCGGATCAGCCTCAGGCCACTCCCAAAAGCCCCAGTTCGGGCGGTCGGGGGCGTGCGAAATCGGCTTCGAAGCCGGTTCCGGAGACTGGTCTTGAACAGGCGACCCCGAAACGCCGGACCAAAAGTGCTGCCAGCGAAGAGGTTGCGCCGCAAGAGTCGAAACGGGCCGGTGGTCGCTCGTTTGATCTGGTGATTGTTGAATCGCCTGCGAAAGCCAAAACGATTAATAAATATTTGGGGCCAAATTTTTTGGTGCTCGCCTCCTACGGCCACGTCCGCGATTTGCCCGGGAAGGGAAAATTGCGCGGCGAAGAAGTCACCGGGGTGCGAATTTCCGATGGTTGGCTGCCCCGATATGTCGTTCAAGACAAAGCCGATTTGGCCGCCGCCAGTGGTTCCCGAGGCGGTAAGGGCGGCAATCGCAAATCCCCGCGCGAAATTTTGGATGAAATCGGCCGCGAAGCTGCCCGCGCCAACCGGGTCTTTCTCGCCAGTGACCCCGACCGCGAAGGGGAGGCGATCGCATGGCATATTGCCGATGAGTTGAAGCTCGACCCGAGTCGAACCTATCGCATTCGCTTCAACGAAATTACGAAGGCTGCCGTGCAGCAGGCGTTGCAGTCGCCCACGCAAATCGACATGGACCGCGTGAAGGCCCAAGAAGCCCGCCGCGTGTTGGATCGGGTCGTGGGCTACCCATTGAGCGATCTGCTCGGGGCCAAAGTGACCCGCGGCTTGAGCGCGGGACGGGTGCAATCGGTCGCGGTGCGCTTGGTCGTCGAACGCGAACGGGAAATCGAAGCGTTCACCACCGAAGAATACTGGCGGCTGACCGCGTTGCTCGCCCCGCAAGGGTTGGTTGCCGGGTACACACCAGATTTGACCAAGTCGAAAATTCTGGCCCGCAAAAAGGCACCCAAGGACACCAAAAACGCGGCCACCGAAAAGGATGCGGATGCGGAAGAAGTGGTCGAAACCGATACCGGTGAAAGCACCGACGGCGAAAAGACGACTCCCAAGCCGGAATCGAGCGGCTTGCCCAAACCTCCCAAAGGCTCCTTCTTTGCAGAATTGTCGAAGTGGAACGGCCAGGAATTTGCCGCCAAGAACGAGGCGGATATCGATGCCGTGATGGCCAGTTTGCAAAACGTCGCTTGGACGATCACCAAACTGGAACAAAAGGATCGCCAAGAAAAGGCACCGGCCCCGTTCACGACCAGTACCCTGCAACAGCAGGCGAATATCCGGTTGCGGATGTCGGCATCTTCGACGATGCAGGCCGCCCAAAAATTGTACGAAGGTGTGGACCTGGGCAGCGAAGGCTCGATCGCGCTCATCACCTACATGCGGACGGATAGCACGCGGATTTCGGACGATGCACTGAAGTCGGTTCGGTCGCATATCCAATCCACATATGGGGATGCGTACCTTCCCGGTAAGGCGAATATCTTCGCTTCTGGCAAGAGTGCCCAAGAGGCGCACGAAGCGATTCGGCCCACGGATCTCAGCTACACGCCGCAACGGGTGCAGCCGTTCTTGAAGCCCGAACAATATCGCCTGTACAAATTGATTTACGATCGTTTCGTTGCCTGCCAGATGGCACCGGCCGTCTTCGCGGTGACGAATGTGGAAGTGACCGCTGGCGCGGGGCTGTTCAAGGCCCAAGGGAAGATCGAAAAGTTTGACGGCTATCGGCGGGTGATGCCCTCCGTCAGCAAGCAAGACGATACGACCTTGCCGTCGCTGGTGGAAAAGCAACTGCTCGATCGATTGGATCTCTTTGGTACTCAACACTTTACACAACCGCCGCCACGCTACAATGAAGCGTCGCTGGTGCGGACGTTGGAGAAAGAAGGGATCGGTCGCCCGAGTACCTATGCGTCGATTATTTCGGTGATTCAGACCCGCGGGTATGTCGAGCAGAAGGACCGAAAGTTTTTTGCCACCTCGGTGGGCAAAGTCGTGACCGATCTTCTGGTGGGGAGTTTCCCGAAGATCATGGATCTGAAGTTCACTTCCAAGATGGAAGATGAATTGGACCAAATCGAAACGGCGCAAAGTCAATACGAGCAAGTGCTTTCGGGATTCTGGCAGCCGTTCTCGGAATCGCTGACCGCGGCGAAAAGCAGCATGCCCGCCGCCAAGGGACGCGAGACCGGTGAGCAGTGTCCCAAGTGTGGTCGTCCGTTGATTGAATTATTCTCGAAGAAGACCGGCAATTCCTTTGTGGGATGCTCCGGCTATCGTGAGAAGGAAAACCCCTGCAAGTACATCAAGCCCGGCGAAGGGGAAGAGGAACGACTCGAACCGACGCTCACGGAACATCTCTGTCCCAAGTGCGGCAAGGCGATGATCCAGCGGGACAGCAAGAAGGGGCCGTTCCTCTCTTGCAGCGGCTACCCCGAATGCAAGACGACGATGAACTTCGGGCCGGATGGTCAGCCGGTGGTGTCCGCCGTCGAAACGGAGTATCGTTGCGATAAGTGCGGTTCTCCCATGGTGTTGCGTGCGTATCGTGGCAAGCAGTTTCTCGGCTGTTCGGGCTATCCGAAGTGCCGCAATGCCATGGATGTGGATGCGGACGGCAAGCCGATTCGGCCGAAGAATACGGGGATTGCCTGCGAAAAATGCAATTCGCCGATGATTATCAAAAATGGTCCGCGTGGCCCGTTCTTGTCGTGCAGTGCGTATCCGAAGTGCCGAAACGCCAAGAACTTAACCGCGGAGATGAAGGAGCAGTTGAAGGATCTGCTGCCGCCCGCCCCGGCCAAACCGCCGGAGCCGCCCCCGGTCGAGATTACCGAGACGTGCCCCGAATGCGATGCGCCGATGAAGGTGCGAATGGGACGCGGTGGCCCGTTCCTGGGTTGTACAAAGTATCCCAAATGTCGGGGCACCCGCGAGGCGACTCCCGAGTTGAAGGAGAAGCTCGCCGCGGCGGCAGCGGCCAATAAGCCGGAATCGGCGGGGGATGCTCCGCCAGCGTAA